In Streptomyces chartreusis, the following proteins share a genomic window:
- a CDS encoding thiamine pyrophosphate-requiring protein: MSSKVADHVLERLREWGVEQVFGYPGDGINGLLAAWGRAGNRPRFVQSRHEEMSAFQAVGYAKFSGRLGVCAATSGPGAIHLLNGLYDAKLDHVPVLAIVGQTHRSAMGGSYEQEVDLHTLFKDVASDFVETVTVPEQLPNVLDRAIRTAYARRAPTAVIIPGDVQELDYSPPTHEFKMVPSSLDRTSWTAVPSEDSVRRAAEILNTGDKVAILVGQGAAGARAEVERIAELLGAGVAKALLGKDVLSDELPYVTGAIGLLGTRPSYELMRDCDTLLTIGSSFPYSQFLPDFGKARGVQIDIDPHMVGMRYPYEVNLVGDAKATLERLIPLIAAEERGREWYDTVCDNVARWRDVMERRAGLSADPINPEYVTRALDPLLPDDAIVSSDSGSAANWYARHLTMRPGMRASLSGTLATMGCGVPYAIGAKFAHPDRPAIALVGDGAMQMNGLAELITAAKYKHLWDDPRLIVAVFNNRDLNQVTWEMRAMEGAPSFLPSQELPDVDYAAFARSLGLTGIRVEKPEEVEPAWRAGLESDGPAVLDFLTDPAVPPIPPHATWDQLEATATSILKGDPDRGAMIRQGFKSKMQEFLSGREKKPN; this comes from the coding sequence ATGAGCAGCAAAGTCGCCGACCATGTCCTTGAGCGCCTGCGCGAATGGGGTGTGGAGCAGGTCTTCGGCTACCCCGGCGACGGCATCAACGGGCTGCTGGCCGCCTGGGGCCGGGCCGGGAACCGGCCGCGTTTCGTCCAGTCGCGGCACGAGGAGATGTCCGCGTTCCAGGCGGTCGGGTACGCCAAGTTCAGCGGCCGGCTCGGGGTGTGCGCGGCGACCTCGGGGCCGGGCGCGATCCACCTCCTGAACGGCCTGTACGACGCCAAGCTCGACCATGTGCCCGTCCTGGCGATCGTCGGCCAGACGCACCGCTCCGCGATGGGCGGCTCGTACGAGCAGGAGGTGGACCTGCACACGCTGTTCAAGGACGTCGCCTCGGACTTCGTGGAGACGGTGACGGTCCCCGAGCAGCTGCCGAACGTCCTGGACCGGGCGATCCGTACGGCGTACGCGCGCCGCGCCCCCACGGCCGTCATCATCCCCGGCGACGTCCAGGAGCTGGACTACTCGCCGCCCACGCACGAGTTCAAGATGGTGCCCTCCAGCCTGGACCGCACTTCCTGGACGGCGGTCCCCTCGGAGGACTCGGTGCGGCGGGCGGCGGAGATCCTCAACACCGGCGACAAGGTGGCGATCCTGGTCGGCCAGGGAGCGGCCGGCGCACGCGCCGAGGTGGAGCGGATCGCCGAACTGCTCGGCGCGGGCGTGGCGAAGGCGCTGCTCGGCAAGGACGTCCTGAGCGACGAACTGCCCTATGTCACCGGCGCGATCGGCCTGCTGGGCACACGGCCCTCGTACGAGCTGATGCGGGACTGCGACACGCTCCTGACCATCGGATCGTCCTTCCCGTACTCGCAGTTCCTGCCGGACTTCGGCAAGGCGCGCGGTGTGCAGATCGACATCGATCCGCACATGGTCGGGATGCGGTATCCGTACGAGGTGAATCTCGTCGGCGACGCGAAGGCGACGCTGGAGCGGCTGATCCCGCTGATCGCCGCCGAGGAGCGGGGCCGCGAGTGGTACGACACGGTGTGCGACAACGTGGCGCGCTGGCGGGACGTCATGGAGCGGCGCGCGGGGCTGTCGGCCGACCCGATCAACCCGGAGTACGTCACCCGCGCGCTGGACCCGCTGCTGCCGGACGACGCGATCGTCTCCTCCGACTCGGGCTCGGCGGCCAACTGGTACGCCCGCCACCTCACGATGCGGCCCGGCATGCGCGCGTCGCTGTCCGGGACGCTGGCGACGATGGGCTGCGGTGTGCCGTACGCGATCGGCGCCAAGTTCGCCCACCCGGACCGCCCGGCGATCGCCCTGGTCGGGGACGGGGCGATGCAGATGAACGGGCTGGCGGAACTGATCACGGCGGCGAAGTACAAGCACCTCTGGGATGACCCGCGTCTGATCGTGGCCGTGTTCAACAACCGCGACCTCAACCAGGTCACGTGGGAGATGCGCGCCATGGAGGGCGCCCCGTCCTTCCTCCCCTCCCAGGAACTCCCCGACGTCGACTACGCCGCCTTCGCCCGTTCCCTCGGCCTGACCGGCATCCGCGTGGAGAAGCCCGAGGAGGTCGAGCCGGCCTGGCGCGCGGGCCTGGAGTCGGACGGCCCCGCCGTACTCGACTTCCTCACGGACCCGGCCGTCCCCCCGATCCCCCCGCACGCCACCTGGGACCAACTGGAAGCAACGGCCACATCCATCCTGAAGGGCGACCCCGACCGAGGCGCGATGATCCGCCAGGGCTTCAAGTCGAAGATGCAGGAGTTCTTGTCGGGACGGGAGAAGAAGCCCAACTGA
- a CDS encoding SEFIR domain-containing protein translates to MEYGADTAVGAGRPRVFISYAHDDQHHVDKVETLYELLRTQGGLDAKVDLYAGVQPQDWPRWMMRQYADADYVLVVASPAYKIRGDHEEQDGVGLGVSFEATLLGTELYENYRAWFRKVLLVILPGRSEKELPSFLGAVRISRFRVPSLNSAGIEQLVRYMTDQPERVEPPLGPIPVYGTRPSLLAASSPCSPAGDVVTPAAAPADMPSGGLDEAAWRQLGGLLKDVRPESWAGQAYQWSFGAPGGPGQAAAPYGTPEGDLYAWAEDLGERRHAPGAVPKPVAFAHALAAGYAAGESPADQQRASALATWVSRFLDSRELPTLPEAPGIKRGEATLTVRLTEHPQRPDRYYAEIWLRTTDGRQPRRLQPPEDGSSMVVDMDGARDLLQECMRNLAEALTDGKQGPGTKLERIEFAVFDGLLEEAFEQWPLQLPRGTRSLGKLYQVVVRCPDERCEFDLPQLWSRRWQWLTRRNGHAERPTAWVAEEDVESLDERIGEWRRNDHPVCVAVSTTPARSSVYAALDAGMPIIVWQRDSHRSDPDVPPLDALLDLHSVADVAELPDTVAKLRRSTKVPDAARASVVLLWDDPNHSPAADPLSDTNLIA, encoded by the coding sequence ATGGAGTACGGGGCGGACACGGCGGTCGGGGCAGGAAGACCGCGGGTCTTCATCTCCTACGCCCATGACGACCAGCATCACGTCGACAAGGTGGAGACGCTCTACGAGCTGCTGCGCACACAGGGCGGTCTCGACGCGAAGGTCGATCTTTACGCCGGCGTGCAGCCCCAGGACTGGCCACGGTGGATGATGCGGCAGTATGCCGACGCGGACTACGTCCTCGTCGTCGCGTCTCCCGCATACAAGATCCGCGGTGACCACGAAGAGCAGGACGGGGTGGGACTCGGAGTCTCCTTCGAGGCCACTCTGCTGGGCACGGAGCTCTATGAGAACTACAGAGCCTGGTTCCGGAAGGTCCTCCTGGTCATCCTGCCCGGACGCAGTGAGAAGGAACTGCCCTCGTTCCTGGGAGCCGTGCGAATCAGCCGCTTCCGTGTACCGTCGCTCAACTCGGCGGGCATCGAGCAGCTCGTGCGTTACATGACGGACCAACCCGAGCGCGTCGAGCCGCCGCTCGGCCCAATCCCCGTGTACGGCACCCGCCCGTCCTTGCTGGCGGCATCCTCGCCGTGCTCCCCCGCCGGGGACGTAGTGACGCCCGCCGCTGCGCCCGCGGACATGCCGTCGGGCGGGCTGGACGAGGCTGCCTGGCGGCAGTTGGGCGGGCTGCTCAAGGACGTAAGGCCGGAGAGTTGGGCCGGCCAGGCGTACCAGTGGTCCTTCGGAGCCCCGGGCGGTCCGGGACAGGCCGCCGCACCGTACGGCACGCCCGAAGGCGACTTGTACGCATGGGCCGAGGATCTGGGCGAGCGCCGCCACGCTCCGGGCGCGGTGCCCAAGCCGGTCGCCTTCGCGCACGCCCTCGCGGCCGGTTACGCCGCCGGTGAGAGCCCCGCCGACCAGCAGCGTGCATCGGCGCTGGCCACATGGGTGAGCCGGTTCCTGGACAGCCGGGAGCTGCCGACGCTGCCCGAGGCCCCGGGCATCAAACGCGGCGAGGCGACGCTGACCGTGCGGCTGACGGAGCACCCCCAGCGGCCGGACCGGTACTACGCGGAGATATGGCTGCGCACGACGGACGGAAGACAGCCGCGCCGCCTTCAGCCACCCGAGGACGGGTCGTCGATGGTGGTGGACATGGACGGGGCGCGCGACCTGCTTCAGGAATGCATGCGCAATCTCGCGGAGGCGCTCACCGACGGGAAGCAGGGCCCGGGTACGAAGCTGGAGCGCATCGAGTTCGCCGTCTTCGACGGCCTGCTGGAGGAGGCGTTCGAGCAGTGGCCACTGCAACTGCCCAGGGGGACGCGCTCGCTCGGCAAGCTCTACCAGGTCGTGGTCCGCTGCCCGGACGAGCGCTGCGAGTTCGACCTGCCGCAGCTGTGGTCCCGCCGGTGGCAGTGGCTGACCCGGCGCAACGGCCATGCCGAGCGGCCCACGGCGTGGGTGGCGGAGGAGGACGTCGAAAGCCTGGACGAGCGCATCGGCGAGTGGCGCAGGAACGACCACCCGGTGTGCGTCGCGGTGTCGACGACGCCGGCCCGGTCGAGTGTGTACGCGGCGCTGGACGCCGGAATGCCGATCATCGTCTGGCAGCGCGACAGTCATCGTAGTGATCCCGACGTACCGCCGCTGGATGCGCTGCTGGACCTGCACAGCGTGGCCGACGTGGCGGAACTGCCCGACACGGTGGCGAAGTTGCGCCGGAGCACGAAGGTGCCCGACGCGGCCCGGGCGAGCGTGGTCCTCCTGTGGGACGACCCCAACCACTCGCCGGCCGCGGACCCGTTGAGCGACACGAACCTGATCGCGTGA
- a CDS encoding AAA family ATPase yields the protein MKDWWIYKGDRAVPTQRHLARLAEHRPPWRVFEGEIDPGHIVPSLDDERYAADRERGAGYLADDNEIDLVNTALLLRRPLLVTGVPGVGKSTLAYSIAQDLGLGPVLRWPITSRATLRDGLYRYDALRRLEDANLARMRAAPDESPEADEGDRETEEERPSDRKAAADGIGRYLRLGPLGTAFLPAERPRVLLVDEIDKCDIDLPGDLLTVLDEGRFDIPELARLADHQQTMTVGTDDPGVRVRITAGQVQCRAFPVVVLTSNGEREFPPAFLRRCIRLTIDLPEEEKLLRIIERRIGPDAVATATGPDGLIRTFLSRRERGELGTDQLLNAVQLRLAGAWTAPEEIKQLADATLQPLSGPDAT from the coding sequence GTGAAGGACTGGTGGATCTACAAGGGCGACCGGGCGGTGCCGACGCAGCGGCACCTCGCCCGGCTCGCCGAACACCGGCCGCCATGGCGGGTGTTCGAGGGCGAGATCGACCCGGGTCACATCGTGCCCTCGCTCGACGACGAACGGTACGCGGCGGACCGTGAGCGCGGGGCGGGCTACCTCGCCGACGACAACGAGATCGACCTCGTCAACACGGCGCTCCTCCTGCGGCGCCCGCTGCTGGTCACAGGCGTGCCGGGGGTGGGCAAGTCGACGCTGGCGTACAGCATCGCGCAGGACCTGGGACTCGGCCCTGTGCTGCGGTGGCCCATCACCAGCCGGGCCACGCTGCGCGACGGCCTGTACCGGTACGACGCGCTACGGCGCCTGGAGGACGCCAACCTCGCACGCATGCGCGCAGCCCCGGACGAGTCACCAGAGGCGGACGAAGGCGACCGGGAAACAGAGGAGGAACGGCCGTCGGACCGTAAGGCGGCCGCGGACGGCATCGGACGCTATCTTCGGCTGGGCCCCCTGGGCACCGCGTTCCTGCCCGCCGAGCGTCCTCGCGTCCTGCTCGTCGACGAGATCGACAAGTGCGACATCGATCTGCCGGGCGACCTGCTGACCGTTCTGGACGAAGGGCGCTTCGACATCCCGGAGCTGGCCCGGCTCGCGGATCACCAGCAGACGATGACCGTGGGAACCGACGACCCCGGCGTACGGGTCCGGATCACCGCGGGTCAGGTGCAGTGCCGGGCCTTCCCCGTGGTCGTCCTCACCAGCAACGGCGAGCGGGAGTTCCCGCCGGCGTTTCTGCGCCGCTGCATCCGGCTGACCATCGACCTGCCGGAAGAGGAGAAGTTGCTGCGCATCATCGAGCGGCGCATCGGGCCCGACGCGGTGGCGACGGCGACCGGTCCCGATGGTCTGATCCGCACGTTCCTGAGTCGGCGCGAGCGCGGTGAACTGGGCACGGACCAGCTGCTCAACGCCGTGCAGCTGCGCCTGGCCGGAGCGTGGACGGCTCCGGAGGAGATCAAGCAGTTGGCGGACGCGACCCTGCAGCCGCTCAGCGGGCCGGACGCGACGTGA